AACTAGAAATATGCACTGGTTATATCTGGCAATAGCAATCGTGTCCGAGGTTGTTGCAACTTCTGCACTCAAGGCAGCAAATGGCTTTACTCGCTGGGAGCCATCGCTTCTTGTTGTGGCCGGATATGCGTCAGCGTTCTATTTTCTTTCGCTTGCGCTACGCACCATCCAGCTTGGTGTGGCCTACGCTATCTGGTCTGGTGTCGGTGTTGCCTTGATTATACTGGTTGGTTGGGTTGTTTACCGTCAGCCTCTTAATGTGGCCTCATTCGTCGGTATCGCGCTCATTGTCGCTGGCGTGATAGTGCTCCACATTTTTTCCAAATAGGTTATATGCCCTCAGAAAACGCGCTTGCTATTTATCTCCAGGAGATGGAGGAGTCCTTGCTCCAGTCCAGTGTTCGCAAGTCCGAGCGCGTTTCGCAATTGCTGGCCGAGAGGTTCTTCGAGTTCGGTAGCTCTGGGCGTACGCTCAGCAAGGAGCAAATTATTGCCTCGCTGCATGCCGAGTCGCCAGTCAACTGCACTGCTACAGAGTTCAAGGTCCAACTTCTGGACCCACAAACCGCGCTCGTCACATATCGTGCGTGTCGCCACAGCGAGCCACCGGTGTTCACGGTACGTAGTTTCATCTGGCAACAACGGGAAGGGCTGTGGCAAATGGTCTTTCATCAAGGTACCATTACGACTGCGCCCACATGAGAACAATCATCCACCCTGCGCTCAAGCGTGACAGCGCAAAAGCACGCGGCCCCTTAGCTACACGTTGGGCGTCAATACAACATTATTGACTTGGTTATGGAATTCAATCTCTCAACTGATATTGAAAGCATTTCATGGAAAGAGCTAGCTTGTCTTTTCGAGCAGGCACCTTTGGGTAAAAGGCGTGAGCCTGAAATACTAGAAGTCGCTTTCCGTAACAGCCTGCTAAGAGTTTTTGCCTTTCACGGTGCAAAGCTCGTCGGTGCGGGTCGCGCGCTATCTGACGGTGTGTGGCGCGCGGCAATTTATGATGTGGCGGTCTTGCCGGAGTATCAGGGCAAAGGAATCGGACATAAGATTGTTCGCCATCTCATTGATGCTGCGAAAGTTGATGTCATCATGCTGTATGCGGTGCCGGGCAAGTCTAAATATTACGAGCGCTTTGGGTTCCGAAAAATGGCCACTGCCATGGCAATCATGCCCAATGAAGAAGAAGCAAGAAAACGGGGCCTACTCGAATGATGCCCAACAACACGTTAGGTATCCTGCGATTTCTCTTTGAGCCCGAGCGCCTGCCCGCGGATGTCGTCGAGCGAATAGCCGACGGCAGAAATCGGGTATGGTTCCGCATC
This sequence is a window from Acidithiobacillus ferridurans. Protein-coding genes within it:
- a CDS encoding nuclear transport factor 2 family protein, encoding MPSENALAIYLQEMEESLLQSSVRKSERVSQLLAERFFEFGSSGRTLSKEQIIASLHAESPVNCTATEFKVQLLDPQTALVTYRACRHSEPPVFTVRSFIWQQREGLWQMVFHQGTITTAPT
- a CDS encoding DMT family transporter yields the protein MHWLYLAIAIVSEVVATSALKAANGFTRWEPSLLVVAGYASAFYFLSLALRTIQLGVAYAIWSGVGVALIILVGWVVYRQPLNVASFVGIALIVAGVIVLHIFSK
- a CDS encoding GNAT family N-acetyltransferase, whose product is MEFNLSTDIESISWKELACLFEQAPLGKRREPEILEVAFRNSLLRVFAFHGAKLVGAGRALSDGVWRAAIYDVAVLPEYQGKGIGHKIVRHLIDAAKVDVIMLYAVPGKSKYYERFGFRKMATAMAIMPNEEEARKRGLLE